In Aythya fuligula isolate bAytFul2 chromosome 27, bAytFul2.pri, whole genome shotgun sequence, a single window of DNA contains:
- the SNRPG gene encoding small nuclear ribonucleoprotein G encodes MSKAHPPELKKFMDKKLSLKLNGGRHVQGILRGFDPFMNLVIDECVEMAQGGQQNNIGMVVIRGNSIIMLEALERV; translated from the exons ATGAGCAAGGCGCACCCGCCAGAGCTGAAGAA GTTCATGGACAAGAAGCTCTCAC TGAAGCTGAACGGCGGCCGCCACGTGCAGGGCATTCTGCGGGGCTTCGATCCCTTCATGAACCTGGTCATCGACGAGTGCGTGGAGATGGcgcagggagggcagcagaaCAACATCGGCATGGTG GTAATACGAGGGAACAGCATCATCATGCTGGAAGCTTTGGAGCGAGTGTAG
- the FAM136A gene encoding protein FAM136A, with protein MAEEAQGRVQAAVESAVQELERDSIRGMQGAMFRCSARCCENSTASMQQVQQCIERCHAPLAQAQAIVTGELERFQDRLSRCTLHCNDKAKDALEAGGTEARVRAQLDACVAACGDDHLRLIPAMAKKMKDSLAALRQ; from the exons ATGGcggaggaggctcagggccgGGTGCAGGCGGCGGTGGAGAGCGcggtgcaggagctggagcgggaCAGCATCCGCGGCATGCAG GGAGCCATGTTCCGGTGCAGCGCCCGGTGCTGCGAGAACAGCACGGCCTCCATGCAGCAGGTGCAGCAATGCATCGAGCGGTGCCACGCGCCCCTGGCCCAGGCACAAGCCATCGTCACCGGCGAGCTGGAGCGCTTCCAG GACCGCCTGAGCCGCTGCACGCTGCATTGCAACGACAAAGCCAAGGACGCGCTGGAGGCGGGCGGCACGGAGGCGCGGGTGCGCGCCCAGCTCGACGCCTGCGTGGCCGCCTGCGGGGACGACCACCTGCGCCTCATCCCTGCCATGGCCAAGAAGATGAAGGACAGCCTGGCCGCCCTCCGGCAGTAG